CCGGACAGATTGCGTTCATCGATCCAACACTCCGAGAAGCGACACGCACGATCAGAGTCCGAGTTAACGTGGCAAATCCTGGGGTGCGTTTGAAGCCCGGGATGCTGGCACGGGGTTTGGTGGAGGCGCACCTGGCGGCTGGAGACACGGTTTTTGAACCCTCTTTGGCTGGAAAGTGGATCTGCCCCATGCATCCCGAGGTGATTTCGGACTCTCCAGGGAAATGCACGCGGTGCGGCATGGATCTGGTCCGCGTCGAATCGCTGGGATACGTGGCGATGGATGAAAAACTCACTCCCCCGCTCGTTATCCCTGCCTCTGCACCGTTGATCACGGGTAAACGCGCGCTTGTCTACGTGCGGCTTCCGGACAGTCAAGAACCCATCTTCGAAAGTCGCGAGATTGTGCTCGGTCCACGAGTAAAAGAGGGATATATTGTCCACAGTGGTCTGAAGGAAGGAGAGTTGGTGGTCGTCAAAGGCAACTTCAAAGTGGACAGCGCCGTGCAACTTGCCGGAAAAGCCAGCATGATGCATTCCGTCGATCAGCCGTCAGAGCCCCCTGCCTCGGAAGGACGCGTCGTTAACTCGGCTGGCGATCCTGTGCTCGCCCGGGCACTCCAAGGTCTTTGGGCCCCCTACCTCAGCATCCAGCAGGCGCTTTCGCGCGATGATCCGGCCGCGGCGGCCGCGGGATTCGCCAGAATCGGCGCGCTACTTCCCAAGCTTCTCCGCGCCGACCTTCCGGCGCAGGAGCGGCAACTCCTGACCGATATTCTGACGCATCTGCAAGCAGCTTGTGAAAAGGCCCGGAATGTTCAGGACATAGAGATTTTGCGATCTGCGTTCGGACAACTTTCCCAATCCCTGATCGAGGCAGTGGAAAAATTCGGCCATGCACATGAGAGGCCGCTCGTCATTGTTTTTTGTCCAATGGCGTTCTCCAACCGGGGGGCGGAATGGTTGCAGGAGGGGGAGGAAGTGGCCAATCCTTACTTTGGAGACCGAATGCTTCGCTGTGGAGAGGTCAAGAAGCGAGTAGCGCCACTCGCCAGCAGCGAGGAAGCACTTCCTGGGAATGGCGATTCCCGGTCTCAGACGCGATCGTCTCCAATCCATCAACACTAAAGCGGAGACAATGCTTTACCACGTTTTCATTAAAGTTGATAACATTGACAATACTCGACTTTCGTTGTATGTGGTTATACGGAGAGGAATACAATGAATGACAACAATATTCCCTTCACATCAAAATTCATCGATACAATTATTCGATTTACCCTGGACAATAAACTTGTGGTATTTCTCATCATCACGGCGATTGTCGTCTGGGGACTGGCCGTGATGCCGTTCGACATCAACCTCCCCTGGTTGCCGCGCTCGCCAATTCCCGTGGATGCGTTTCCCGATATTGGCGAAAACCAGCAAATTGTGATCGCGGAATGGCCGGGGCGAACTCCCCAGGATGTCGAGGACCAGGTCACATATCCACTCACCGTCTCTCTGCTGGGAGTTCCCGGTGTTAAAACAATTCGCAGTTCTTCCTATTTCGGATTTTCGATGGTGTATGTCATCTTTCGGGATGACGTGGACTTCTACTGGGCCAGGTCACGAATCCTGGAACGCCTTCCCGTCGCGCAGAAATCACTTCCGCCCGGGGTCAATGCAACGCTAGGACCGGACGCCACAGCGCTGGGGCAGGTCTTTTGGTACACGCTGGAAGGCCGCGATCCCAAAACGGGCCAACCGGTTCCCGGATGGGATCCCGAAGAGCTGCGGTCGATCCAGGACTGGCAGGTCCGGTATGCCCTTCAGTCGGTAGAGGGGGTGGCCGAGGTCGCTTCAGTAGGCGGGTTTGTTCGCGAATACCAGGTGGATGTGGATCCTGAACAGCTTGCGCATTATGGTGTCACACTGGAACAAGTATTGGATACGGTGCGCCGTTCAAACCTCGATGTGGGAGCACGAACGATAGAAATTAATGGTGTTGACTATATGATCCGCAGCCGAGGCTTTATTCGCAGTGTAGAAGACCTGGAAAATGCAGTCATTAAGACCTATCGAGAGGTTCCTATTCTTGTCAAAAACGTCGCTCGAGTCACCCTGGGACCGGCCATGCGCCGGGGCGTTCTCAACAAAGGCGGCGCGGAGGCCGTGGGGGGCGTGGTGGTGGTTCGTTACGGCGAAAACCCGATGGAGGTCATTAAACGGGTCAAACAGAAAATCGCCGAAATTGCTCCCGGCCTGCCTCGGAAGAAGCTGTCCGACGGACGGATTTCGCAGGTCACGATTGTGCCGTTCTATGACCGCACGCAGCTTATTCAGGAAACTCTGGGGACGCTGAGCGACGCGCTGAGGCAGCAGGTGATTGTGACGATCATTGTCGTGCTTATCATGGTTAATCACTTTCGGTCTTCTTTTCTCATTTCAAGCTTACTACCAATGGCTGTTTTAATGTCATTTATTGGTATGAAACTGTTCCATGTTGATTCCAATTTAATGTCACTTGCCGGGATTGCTATCGCCATTGGCACGATGGTCGATATGGGGATCATCCTCACGGAAAACATGCTCAAACATCTGGACGAAGCGCCGCCTGACGAGCCGCGCAAGGAAGTGATCTTTCGGGCGGCATCCGAAGTGGGGCGGCCGGTGCTGACC
This is a stretch of genomic DNA from Thermogutta terrifontis. It encodes these proteins:
- a CDS encoding efflux RND transporter periplasmic adaptor subunit, with translation MSEHNRSAYPEEQSISAEVRPSREESDALPQKLERSSPRRIRRWLLVIAIIAAFGVGWGVARLMLHQPAGRTASQINQVQGEKKIKWWTCAMHPQVRQPDPGKCPICFMDLIPVYSEEETPLTVRQIRMTREAVALAEVETAPVRRMFPTREIRLWGRIDFDETRLATISARFPGRLDRLYVDYTGVPVRLGDHLVDIYSPDLVVAQQELLQAQMSLKSAAPGSAQYTVASSLLKSSEEKLRLWGILPDQIEEIKQRGFATDHVTLYAPIAGIVINKHAKEGDYVKTGDPIYSIADLSQVWAVFDGYEADIPWLRYGQTVVFETDAFPGEKFSGQIAFIDPTLREATRTIRVRVNVANPGVRLKPGMLARGLVEAHLAAGDTVFEPSLAGKWICPMHPEVISDSPGKCTRCGMDLVRVESLGYVAMDEKLTPPLVIPASAPLITGKRALVYVRLPDSQEPIFESREIVLGPRVKEGYIVHSGLKEGELVVVKGNFKVDSAVQLAGKASMMHSVDQPSEPPASEGRVVNSAGDPVLARALQGLWAPYLSIQQALSRDDPAAAAAGFARIGALLPKLLRADLPAQERQLLTDILTHLQAACEKARNVQDIEILRSAFGQLSQSLIEAVEKFGHAHERPLVIVFCPMAFSNRGAEWLQEGEEVANPYFGDRMLRCGEVKKRVAPLASSEEALPGNGDSRSQTRSSPIHQH